A segment of the Necator americanus strain Aroian chromosome IV, whole genome shotgun sequence genome:
CTTGAGTTGTTCTTCAGCTCATAACCGCTCGGTTGCTGTTCCCAAGGAGTTGTAACAATTTCTAAACGATGAGTCGCTGTCGTTCCatgaaaaacacaaataaaaatactcgAGATATCTGCTGTGTAATGGAGCTTTTTGCCCAATCTGATAGCTTAGGAATCTCCTTGAATGCTGCGATATTGGACCGATTCGTTAATGTTTGATGTCTCAGCCAGACCGCAGCTAATTTTTTCCCTCCTCTCCCATGCCTCATGGTAGGGATGGTTTAAAGGTAGCGCATAAGTTGATTGTTTTGAGATCTCTCCAAGAATGGATAGAAATACCGTATTTCGTGACCGCGCTCGTGGTGCCGCTCAATCCCATTTGGTAATCCTAAAAAAGTTGTCCCTGTGGAACACTTTCGTATGATTTCGCCTCCACAGCGATACAACCTATTAATACAACGGCGGCAATTGGCGACACGCCTGGAATTGTGGAGGTGAGAGAGATCCTATCcttcgattttcttttatttgtattattcttttatttatattacttgATAGAGGATGTTTCATGAGGGCGGCGTTGTCCGTGTTCTATCGCGTAGTGAGTTGCTACGTTGGAGGGACGAGGTCACGTAAGTATGTTGCACGGGAatgtctttatttctttctcgatcATTCCTTTATAGTCATTGCAGGCTGCGTTGAAGGTTACTGAACGAACTGTTTGTGATTTGAGTGTGTCGGAAAATACAAGAACgacaaaaaagtaaggaacaattttattattcttcgtACGACGTCTCCGAACCAATCATGCATTCTGACTCTGTGATTGATAACTTCAGATGTAGTgttttagaagaaatctcCGAGTGGACATCTTGGCAGTTCTTGAACGAATTCGGAAAACTGCAGTACTAGACGCTGTTGGTAAGGAAAATTACAGATGAAGTGAAGGATGTGggcattgatttttcttctttgttttctagCTTTTCAGTAACATTAAACTTTCGGATAAATTCATTTTCACGGGTTTGAGGGTATAGCAGGAGCGACTGTAGTAGCGCTGGAAAAACCGTAACACATAAATTTGGAGTTGAACATTCATATGTACAGGCGCTCCATATGTTTTACCATCTTTCCGGGCTGCGAGAAGCACACATAGAAGAATGCAATAGTAACCAGGCAACTACACTGAAAACCTGTATCAGTAATTGTCCAAGATATTAAGCGGATCCAGATTTCAGAATGTTTTCGAATAATGTGACACCTACAGTACCTATGCGAACCAGCTATCTCTCACGATCTTTTTGATCCAGATGATCTGGAGGTGAGTGTCTTgctcttgctttttttgttcatcctTTCCTTGGAGATCTTTATTAATTACTTGAAATTTGAAGTaatgacttcttttctcaagAGCAGTCCTCTATCTGGactattttacttcttttatcCGCTGAATAATCAATCAATCTTATAGAAACTTTCCAATATtcttttaataatattaagtAATAATtagttttaatattattatttaatataatattttagcAAACTGCATATTTTACACTTTTCATATCACTTCGCTCCATTTCTAAGCAAGTGCTGCATTGGTTAAGTGTTACaatccctttctttttctctccctcATGAGCGAGTGATCAACTTCTGTTGAATCACAGAATCGGCTCCCGTTTAGCGTTCTCCCGTGGCTTCCGCGCATGAAATCGGACTTGCTAAGGTTTAGCATAGTGAAATTCTAAGTCGGACGGGTATAACTGAAGCAACCTCTGCTATACTCTTTGGTGGGTATTTCTTGCGTTCAAAGGAGTGGTAAAGGGTTGATGAATGATTTGTATCCATCGAGAAAAACTCCACGAATGAACACTCGAGACGTATAAAATCTTTATGATTAAgatataattttgaaattaatatatttttcgaaatgagAATTAACAAACTCTTTCACAACGAGGAAAACAATAAAGACGACGGCAACGATCTTGTACAACAACATTCATCTTGACGTATTTATATCGAAGAATGTGGTACaatggaataaaatagaagatgAAATATCGCAATCTGAAGTGAGAATCCCCTTGGTGAAGGCAAGCAGGAGTAATAAAATCAGAGTGGGCACTATGAAGTCAGACCTCATCCTTGTGAGGAATCAAAAGTGAACCCGATAAAATGGAGTGCGTCAGATGACGACAAATACTACATCGCCGCTATTCAAAACGAGGAACACTACAAAATTGAGGAAATGTTGGATGGAAAACCAAAGAATCATTGTGTTCGAAGAGAGATATTTTTCGTTCTCATAGTTTTTCTCCAGACTCCAAAGGGGAGCACAAGAAGTCACAAGCAAATAACCAATCATGCGTGTTTGATCAGGCGGACAACAAGTTTTTAGTGCCCAGTATTCAGTGTTCAGTTTGCAAAAGAACAAGGGAtgctaagcaaaaaaaagtgcaagcaCTTCCTCGCATCGTTTTTGGCGAAAAACACTCAATTATCCCCCTGTGCTacctctttcttcatcttatGGCGCTGCATGGCAAAACTATGAAACGGCTTTACAGAGGACCTGAACTGAATGTCGAAACACGGACTAATTATGCATTCGAATCTAATCTTTAACTGTACTATGCTgtttccttcatcttctccttctctttcatATCGGCCATCTCTTCGTCTGTCGGGAGAGGATCATGACGAACTCTGCAATTGTCTACTGATAGTGACGTTattagaaagaagaattcaaCTCAGTCACAAAGTGCCAGAgactaaaaaaaacccaaacgGTAGGGAACGAGGAATATTGGTATAAAATTTAATCTGCACTCACAGAGTTTATGAAGTTGAGCACCTCTAAAGTGAAggtatttgtaaaaaaataatttctatacTTGAGAGCGAATGCGTCCGGTGAGTCGTCTGCCGTAaaccatcctttttttctctgtttgagCGCCCTCGCTCTGTCCTGCTTAGCGATAGTACTAGGACCTAACTACTCGACAACAGTTTATATATTCTTGTAGATATTAGAAATCCAAGGTTTATGGCTAAGTCACTTTCAAAGCAGATTTTTCATTACCTTTAAGCTCATAGATGACTAACTTGACTCGAAATGGCGGTCACTCCGTTTATTGTAGGGTGCTGCCGTGATACAAAAATCTTTTGGTTACATTTTTGAATAATGGATTGTTTAAGTAGAGCACGCAACAATATGTTTAACTTCAATGTTGCGCACATGCCtagattaattattaaaataaagatACGAGTAATTTCGTGTGTGTCCAAGATAGCTAACGCGAAATAACTCATTAAGAGGGGtcttctgattttcttttgcaagaAATTAACCTCTTATTTT
Coding sequences within it:
- a CDS encoding hypothetical protein (NECATOR_CHRIV.G13402.T1), giving the protein MISPPQRYNLLIQRRQLATRLELWRGCFMRAALSVFYRVAALKVTERTVCDLSVSENTRTTKKRNLRVDILAVLERIRKTAVLDAVGKENYR